The window TATTTTAAATCCGAAGTTTTAATTAAAAATTTAAAAAATCATATTTTAGATAATTTCATTTAGCGCAGTTTTTTAACTGCGCTAACCCTATTTTAGAAGGAGGTTAGATGACAAATTTAGATTGGGGAGTTTTAATATTTTATTTTATGTTTACAATAGGTTTAGGAGTTATTATAGGTAAAAAAACTACAGATATTTCAGAGTTTTTTTCAGGGGGAAGAGAGTTTAAATGGTGGGCTATAGGGCTTTCTGTAATGGCTACTCAAATTAGTGCAATAACATTTATTGGTGCTCCAGGGTGGGCTTATGAACAAGGTTTAAAGCCACTTGTTTTAAATTTAAATATCCCAATAGTTATGTGGATATTAAGTGCAACATTTATCCCATTTTTTTATAATTTAGAGATAATCTCTGTTTATGAATATATTGAAAAAAGATTTGGAAAGAAAATGAGACTGTTATTAGTCTTTACATATATTATAAAAATGTTAGTTGTAGTTGGATCAATAGTTTATGTACCCTCTTTAATCCTTTCAAAGATTACAGGGTTATCTATAAATATGACAATAGCTTTAATTGTTATAGTTTCAATATTTTATACAGTACTTGGAGGAATTCAAACTGTTATTTGGACAGATGTATTTCAAATGTTAGCTCTTTGGATTGGAATTGTAATTTCAATTATAACGGTATTTAAAGTTACACCTTATAGTTTAAGTGAAATATTTCAAATGTCAAAAGAGAGTGGAAAGTTAATGTCTTTGGATTTTAATACTAACTTAAAAGCTGCAAATACTTTTTGGGCTGGACTTTTTGGAGGGGGAATACTACACATAGCTTATTTTGGAGTAGATCAAACTCAGGTTCAAAGGGTATTAACAGCAAAATCTTTAGATAATACAAAATATTCACTTTGGTTTAGTGGAGTATTTTCAGTTATACAGATGTTTCTATTTTTAATAATAGGAGTTGTTCTTTTTGTTTTTTATAAAGGTCAAACATTTAATAATGCCAATGAGGTTTATATAAAATTTGCACTTGAAGAGATTCCAAAAGGGTACTTAGGAGTCATAATAGCGGCAGTTTTCGCAGCAACAATGAGTAGTATAGATTCGTCACTAAACTCAATGACAACAGTTTTCATGAAAGATATATATGAAGTTCATTTTCAAGAAAAAATAAAAACTTTATCAGAGATAAATGTAACTAGAATAATTACAGGTATTTTTGGGATAGTAATAGCTTATTTTGCTTTTAACGTATCAGCATCAAATAGCTCTGTTTTAGAGATAATAAGTAAGTATGGATCATATCTATTAGGTGCCATGTTAGGAGTGTTTTCTCTTGGTATGTTCACAACAAAAGCAGATGAAAGAGGAGTTCTTATAGGATTTATACTTGGAATTTTAGGAACAGCTTTTATATCATATAGATTTAATATTTTTTGGATGTGGAATAACTTAGTTGGATTTTTAATAACAATTGTAATAGGATATATTTTAAGTTTTAGTGATGATAACTACCAAGAAGAAAAAAGAAGATATATAATGAAAAAGATGTATTTTGAAAAGAGTTCATCTATATTATTAATTTACTTTATTTTTTTAGTTCTAGTTCTTTACTTTTTAAATATATAGAACTATAATTTAAAGAAAAATAAGAGTAAGGTGTGTAAGTATGACATTAAAAGATATAGCGAAAATTGTAGATTTAAGTGAATCTACAGTTTCAAGAGCATTAAATAATAATCCAAATATAGCAAAAAAAACAAGAGAACTTGTTATGAAAGTTGCAAAAGAGCATAACTTTGTAATAAATCCACATGCTAGAAGTTTAGCTACTAAAAGAAGTCATCGTATTGGGATAATATTTCCAAATGATTTCTATGAATTTAATAAAAGAGATTTCTTTTCTCAACTTGAAAAGCATTTTTTACTAAATTCAGAAAAATTTCAATATGAGATACTTATTATAAGAGCTAAATCTTTAGAAAAAACAATAAAAAGTGGAAATGTAGATGGTCTTATAATAGTTAATAGAGATATTAGTAAAAGTGATTTAGAGGTTTTAAAAAAATATAAAGTACCTCATACTTTTGTGGCTTATAAACCAACTGTTTTAGAGGAAAATACCTGTGTTTTTAAAAGTGATAACTTAGATTGTGGTTATAGTGTGGCTAAATTATTGCATGATCAAGGGTGTTATAATTTGCTGACAATAACATCTAATAATGAAAATTTAACAGATTACAAGGATAGAACTACAGGTTTTTATAATTATTTAGAAGAAAATGATTTGTTGAGATATGAAGTCCACGTTCATAAATGTGGTATGACTTTTGAAGATGGAAGAGATTTACTTTTAAATAATCTAGATTTTTTAAAAACATACGATGGTATTTATTGCCAACAAGATAAAGTTGCTTTAGGGATATTAAGTTTAATTGAAAAATATGATATTAAGATACCACAAGATTTGAAAATAGTAGGACATGATAATTTAGAGTTAATTGATTATTTTTACCCTAAGCTAACAACTATTAAGGAAAATTTTGAGGTAATAACTTTAGAGGCTTTAAAATACCTAATTGATATTATAGAGGAAAAAGAGGAAAAAAAGGTACAATCAGTATTTGAAAGTATAATAATTAAAAGAGAAACAACGTAATTTTTTATATTTTTATTTAAAAAATGTATTCATAACGCACTTTTTAATGTATAATAATGTATTGTAAATACATTTTTTAATAGGAGTGAAGATATGGAAAGAAAAATGAAAACCAATCTTATAAATTGGAAGAATAGTAATAATCGTAAACCTTTAATTATAGATGGAGCTAGACAAGTTGGGAAAACATATATAGCTTTATCTTTTGGAAAAGAGTTTTATAAAAATAGTGTTTACTTTAATTTTGAAAATTCCACTGAACTTCAAAAAATTTTTGATAAAGATTTAGAACCTGAAAGAATAATAAAAGAGCTTGCAATATTTGTAGGACAAACAATTTTAAAAGAGGATACCCTAATAATTTTTGATGAAATTCAAGCTTGTGAAAGAGCTTTAACATCACTAAAATACTTCTGTGAAAATGAACCTAATTATCATATAATAGCAGCAGGAAGTTTATTAGGAGTTGCTTTAAATAGAGAAAAATATTCATTTCCAGTGGGAAAAGTAGATATGATAAAAATGTTTCCATTAGACTTTGAAGAATTTTTATGGGCTTTAGATAGAAAGGATTTATCTGAAGCTATAAAAGATCACTATGAAAGCAATGAGATGTTTAATCTTCATGAAATAGCAATGGATTATTATAAAAAATATTTGGTTATTGGAGGAATGCCTAGAGTTATCTTAGATTACTTAGAAACAGATGACTTTAACTTTGTTTTGGCATCTCAAAAAACAATAAATGATTCCTATATAGCTGATATGGCAAAATATGCTACTCCAATGGAGACAATAAAAATTTTAAACGCATTTAATACAATTCCCAGTCAATTAGCTAAGGAAAATAAAAAATTTCAATATAAACTTATAAAAACAGGAGCTAGAGCTCATGAATATGAAGTGCCTATAGAATGGTTAATTTCATCTGGTATAGTTAATAGATGTACTAAGATTAATGAAGGGAAACTTCCATTAAAAGCTTACTCTGAACCATCGTCGTTTAAATTATATTTAGGAGATACAGGACTGTTATGTTCAAAGTTAGAGATTCCAGCTAATCTTATAATAAGTGGAAATAGTAAGTTCAATGAATTTAAAGGAGCTTTAACAGAAAACTATGTTTGTGTTGCTTTATCATCAAGTAACTATAGCTTATACTATTTAGAAAGAAATCAAAATATGGAGATAGATTTTGTAATTCAAGATAAAGAAGGAAATATTATTCCTATTGAAGTTAAAGCTAGTGAAAATGTAAGAGCAAACAGTTTAAATAGTTTTATAAAAAAATATAATCCAGTATATTCTATAAGAGTTTCTGGTAAAAATTTTGGATTTGAAAATAATATAAAAAGTGTTCCTTTATACGCAGCATTTTGTATATAATTGATAAAAATGTCCAAGCAAAAAGCCCACAGATATTCTGTGGGCTTTTTACTATTTAAGGGGGGACTTAAAATTTATATCCAACACCTAATGCTAGGTAGTTGTTATCTCTTTTTCCAAACTCTTTTCCAATTTCAAAAGTAACTTTAAAGTCTTTAATCTCTGTAGAGATTCCAGTATTTATAACTAGACTTTCATTTTCTAAATTGTCACTATCTAAACTGTATTTAACTTTATCTCTTAAAAGAGACATGTTTTGTTTTTTGTTCAAATCTCCTAATTCATAAGAGTAGATTACATTTGAATATAGATTTACAAATTCAAAGTTTTTACCAACTTTAAATCCAACACTTGGTAAAATAGAGAAATAGCTTTCATCCTGAACTGTTACCCCTAACTCTCCAGCATTTTTCTCACTAAACTTTTCATATTTTCCATAACCTAAATTTAACCCAAGAGTAGGTTTGATATATAACGATTCTCCATAAACTTTACTAATCTCTCCGTTAGCTCCTAAAGTATATGAGTTATACTTAGCTTTGGCTTTTTTATCAAAGTTATCAATCTCCCTATTAGTTTCATGGAAATTATACTCTCCATTTAGTCCAAGTTTTATATCAAAACTATCAGTTGTTAATTTTTTATAAACTCCTGTGTGAATAGATTGAATAGATCCTTTTGATCCTTCGTTATATTTTAAGTTACTATTTTCATATCCAATAGTAGCATAGATATCATTTTCGAACTTTTTAGTTCCTACAAATCCCTCTGATGTAGCTTTATATCCAGAGATCTCCCCTTTATCTTTAACTGATGATTTATCACCAAAGAAGTTAAAATTATAACTAAAATCATTTAGATTTTCTATTAACTTTCCATCCTCTTTAATAAATCTATCTTGAATATCAAATATCTGTCTAGGAAGGTTAGCATAAAGATCTCCTGATAGATCTTTTACAACTTTTTTAACCTCATTAACATCATTAGATTTAGATATTTTATCAACAACTAACTTTTCATCATTAGATAAAATTTTATCATCCTCATCTAAATACTCATCAAAAGATTCATTTAATGATTCAAACTCTTTAACTTCATATATTTCTTTAATAGTAGTTTCATTTCTAGAAACTATCATATCAACATTTCCAGATCTATTAAATCTAAGATTAGAGTTATAAAAAAGTGATACTGGTTTAGAATTTTCAGCTTTAGTTACTTCAATTTTTGGAGCAGAGAAAACATCTTTATAAGTGATCTCTTTCTTAGTGCTATCAATAAGATCCTTAGATGCAACTACATCTCCATCTATTCTTAAACTTCTTTTAGCTCTAACTCTAGAGATGTCTCCAGAAGCTTCTTTTCCAACAACAAATTTACCTTTATCCTCTGTTTTTATCTCAATTTTATCTTCTCCAAGTATTTTACCTTTGTTAACATATGTACCATTGTTAGAAGCCCAAATAGCTATTTTATGTGGGTTTGAATCTCCAAATATAATCTCTCCTTCGTTGACAATAGTACTAATTTCATATTTGTCAGAGTTTGCTCCAACGTTTCCAGCGTACATACCAATAGATTCTCCATTTAGTATAATTTTACCTTTGTTTATAACTTTGCTTCCATTTGTAGCACTCATAGCAAAAGCATTTTGTCCGTTGATTTTAATAGTACCAGTTGTTTCGTTTATTCCAACAGCACCTTCAGTTACGCTGATTCCGTGAGAATATGGTCCAGTAACGTCAATTGTACCTTCATTTATAACTTTAATATTTTCACCGTCACCTCTCATACCATTGCTGTCTTCACCTTCAGTTTTAATAGTTCCCTTATTAGTAAGAGTTATATTTTTACCATTGGCAACCATACCAGCACTGTGTCTTCCGCTTACATTGATATTTTTATTATTTAATAACTCATCTGTCACTGTAGAATCTTTTGGAGTAGTTATACTCATACCTTGAATATACATAGATGAAACAGCTGTTGGATTTAAACGGTGGAAGTCATTATAATGAATATCTATATATCCATCGTTAACTAAAGTAGCTTTTTCTTCAACGTCATCCTTTTCCATATATTTGATAGCTTCCATACCAATAAGGCTAGCAAAGTATAAGCCCTCTTTATTTTCAATACCATTTAATACAATTTCACCAGTATTTATAGCATTAATCTCTTCTCCATGATATGAACGATTAGACATTGCACTAATAGCAGAACCAGTTCCATTTAAACTACCGATGTTATGTATTTTTCCACCATAGATTCCTTTCATTAAACTCATATCTGTATTGGGATCTATTTGAGTACCATTTATAGTTCCGTGGTTAACTCCAAGGGAGTTTTTTCCCACTGATAATACTCCAGTGGCATACTTAGCATTGATGTTAATAACTCCATTAAGCTCATTTGTAGCTATTTTACCATCAAGAGCTACAACTCCGACTTCTCCCTCGCTATCAAGAGAGATATTTTTATCATTTTTAGTTGGAGGCTCAGGCATTGGAGGAAAGTCTTCAATTTGTGAGTTGTCTTCACTTTCTAAGATGTTATCTTGTTCAGAACTATCAACATGCTCTACATTTTCTTTTGAAGTGGGTACAATTATAGGTAAAATAGGAGCAGCAATGTCAGTTGTAGGTTTAGAGACATTTATAGTTGGCTTTGATGGCGTAGCTGTCGGGGAGTAGCTACTACCACCTCCACCTCCTCCACTGCCGCATGCTGTGACAAGTGAAGCTAATATTCCCAAAAATAGATATTTTTTATTATAAATTTTCATTAAAATAATCCTCCTAAATTTTAAAGCTTATACGTAGCACCAAAAGATACTATATAGTTGCTATTTTTTATACCTGCTAAATTTTTAATTCCACTGATTTTTTCTCCATCTTCAGTTATGAAATCAGTAGTAGATTTTTTATTTTGAAATTGTTTTGAATATTCAAAACTTCCATTTATATCAATAGATTCTGTAATAGTATATGTAGCAGCAAGTTTAAAGGCTAAGTTTTTAACATCCTTATAATTCTCTTTAGCTTCCATAGGACCTCTTTCAAGGTGTTTATCCTTAGCTTTAGCTTTTCCATAGAAACTGCCTTTAATTTCTAAATCTAAAACTAGCTTTTCATACTTGTATGAAGCTGCATAACCTATATACG of the Cetobacterium sp. NK01 genome contains:
- a CDS encoding LacI family DNA-binding transcriptional regulator, whose amino-acid sequence is MTLKDIAKIVDLSESTVSRALNNNPNIAKKTRELVMKVAKEHNFVINPHARSLATKRSHRIGIIFPNDFYEFNKRDFFSQLEKHFLLNSEKFQYEILIIRAKSLEKTIKSGNVDGLIIVNRDISKSDLEVLKKYKVPHTFVAYKPTVLEENTCVFKSDNLDCGYSVAKLLHDQGCYNLLTITSNNENLTDYKDRTTGFYNYLEENDLLRYEVHVHKCGMTFEDGRDLLLNNLDFLKTYDGIYCQQDKVALGILSLIEKYDIKIPQDLKIVGHDNLELIDYFYPKLTTIKENFEVITLEALKYLIDIIEEKEEKKVQSVFESIIIKRETT
- a CDS encoding autotransporter domain-containing protein; this translates as MKIYNKKYLFLGILASLVTACGSGGGGGGSSYSPTATPSKPTINVSKPTTDIAAPILPIIVPTSKENVEHVDSSEQDNILESEDNSQIEDFPPMPEPPTKNDKNISLDSEGEVGVVALDGKIATNELNGVININAKYATGVLSVGKNSLGVNHGTINGTQIDPNTDMSLMKGIYGGKIHNIGSLNGTGSAISAMSNRSYHGEEINAINTGEIVLNGIENKEGLYFASLIGMEAIKYMEKDDVEEKATLVNDGYIDIHYNDFHRLNPTAVSSMYIQGMSITTPKDSTVTDELLNNKNINVSGRHSAGMVANGKNITLTNKGTIKTEGEDSNGMRGDGENIKVINEGTIDVTGPYSHGISVTEGAVGINETTGTIKINGQNAFAMSATNGSKVINKGKIILNGESIGMYAGNVGANSDKYEISTIVNEGEIIFGDSNPHKIAIWASNNGTYVNKGKILGEDKIEIKTEDKGKFVVGKEASGDISRVRAKRSLRIDGDVVASKDLIDSTKKEITYKDVFSAPKIEVTKAENSKPVSLFYNSNLRFNRSGNVDMIVSRNETTIKEIYEVKEFESLNESFDEYLDEDDKILSNDEKLVVDKISKSNDVNEVKKVVKDLSGDLYANLPRQIFDIQDRFIKEDGKLIENLNDFSYNFNFFGDKSSVKDKGEISGYKATSEGFVGTKKFENDIYATIGYENSNLKYNEGSKGSIQSIHTGVYKKLTTDSFDIKLGLNGEYNFHETNREIDNFDKKAKAKYNSYTLGANGEISKVYGESLYIKPTLGLNLGYGKYEKFSEKNAGELGVTVQDESYFSILPSVGFKVGKNFEFVNLYSNVIYSYELGDLNKKQNMSLLRDKVKYSLDSDNLENESLVINTGISTEIKDFKVTFEIGKEFGKRDNNYLALGVGYKF
- a CDS encoding sodium:solute symporter family transporter; translation: MTNLDWGVLIFYFMFTIGLGVIIGKKTTDISEFFSGGREFKWWAIGLSVMATQISAITFIGAPGWAYEQGLKPLVLNLNIPIVMWILSATFIPFFYNLEIISVYEYIEKRFGKKMRLLLVFTYIIKMLVVVGSIVYVPSLILSKITGLSINMTIALIVIVSIFYTVLGGIQTVIWTDVFQMLALWIGIVISIITVFKVTPYSLSEIFQMSKESGKLMSLDFNTNLKAANTFWAGLFGGGILHIAYFGVDQTQVQRVLTAKSLDNTKYSLWFSGVFSVIQMFLFLIIGVVLFVFYKGQTFNNANEVYIKFALEEIPKGYLGVIIAAVFAATMSSIDSSLNSMTTVFMKDIYEVHFQEKIKTLSEINVTRIITGIFGIVIAYFAFNVSASNSSVLEIISKYGSYLLGAMLGVFSLGMFTTKADERGVLIGFILGILGTAFISYRFNIFWMWNNLVGFLITIVIGYILSFSDDNYQEEKRRYIMKKMYFEKSSSILLIYFIFLVLVLYFLNI
- a CDS encoding ATP-binding protein — protein: MERKMKTNLINWKNSNNRKPLIIDGARQVGKTYIALSFGKEFYKNSVYFNFENSTELQKIFDKDLEPERIIKELAIFVGQTILKEDTLIIFDEIQACERALTSLKYFCENEPNYHIIAAGSLLGVALNREKYSFPVGKVDMIKMFPLDFEEFLWALDRKDLSEAIKDHYESNEMFNLHEIAMDYYKKYLVIGGMPRVILDYLETDDFNFVLASQKTINDSYIADMAKYATPMETIKILNAFNTIPSQLAKENKKFQYKLIKTGARAHEYEVPIEWLISSGIVNRCTKINEGKLPLKAYSEPSSFKLYLGDTGLLCSKLEIPANLIISGNSKFNEFKGALTENYVCVALSSSNYSLYYLERNQNMEIDFVIQDKEGNIIPIEVKASENVRANSLNSFIKKYNPVYSIRVSGKNFGFENNIKSVPLYAAFCI